One segment of Deinococcus seoulensis DNA contains the following:
- a CDS encoding carboxypeptidase-like regulatory domain-containing protein, giving the protein MKHKAQLACSVLTSLLFASCTQAPTPETAKSDASMLKGDDPSVFQQRGQPIRLGSQSIGLQSSNTPVSSIKYLPQAAAPFGPKTYTRQTGAPQTISDTFSAEAGSSLITFDVQGVSAGEVVLNGAPLLTPSDFNGHNAKLERQVTLAKKNTLTVNLAGTPGTSLTVTTQAARPAPLTGRLVDASGQPLAGLVTVQFIEGGQTATAQVDASGVFSFDTLPSTGKFIVSGESADLYGSLSGALSAKTGQAQVQLVLNPQGNSIVRGTVRSESGAPVPNALVTLSFAERPLTKTVVSDANGTYVVDQLPNYGSLAVTAYDPVTSVSATKFSYLVYAGQTQAVDLVVKPMPIVQPGFANGNFSEGTLSNWNTEGDVQLAPRSTYFPAGTARNFTAQNAEPQAAVVSSADSYRVQGTLSKTFKPTSCDTDLKGQVRFLSNEYPTWYGTQYNDSYMVTLTTPYGVQTLASGNLNSSAWQGGLGGYSGATPVIPINIDLTQFPQDDGPLPMTLSMSVSDVGDSIIDSAVAVTDFRLETDPNKVQLRNVDQLKMKAPEVGTWVVGNDEIPAGVQTPYTTKTEQGLIVVARERDVVGGKIAFNMPVEVQGFDPEKHCNAEAYFPELESQPTRITGSTLEIPVKYPVGGDVVLASVAVESAGGVAAASTGLRAQSVETPQYVALVSATGAGKPTIKSIPRRYWDAFRKWFDEADWETTKFYLGLGWDLIPIVGDGTEIVKQTVNFATGRGADPVVATLAGIGLGLDLIPTPATEAGGAAVSATRTIYKLSKTGKGLLADAIEVTVLKVKNGQITGEQALEILKGYLGTYWDLLKLGVKNVEWAETVGIEVGKHMTDGTNPVTAVKLMGNGVKNLQKYVSDVPRALGDMAATAHLPGAFGNNSPFRRVLNPKADETLVRGAMGEIHHAQNLIQGGARNVEFPGEISAGGFLADVDVRSILPNGRTAFDDAKLNLTGVSSSAKTQAQRLCEVAKASGGALARWVVEGAVDMDAVYTIEGRGVMVVNAAGQRVGTRPDLTERQVTCGK; this is encoded by the coding sequence ATGAAGCACAAGGCACAACTCGCTTGTTCAGTCCTGACGTCCCTTCTCTTCGCGTCCTGCACGCAGGCCCCCACGCCAGAAACGGCAAAGTCAGACGCCAGCATGCTGAAGGGAGACGACCCAAGCGTTTTTCAACAACGCGGTCAACCGATTCGACTCGGTTCCCAGAGCATCGGCCTGCAGAGCTCCAACACACCGGTCAGCAGCATCAAATACCTGCCTCAGGCAGCGGCACCCTTCGGGCCCAAAACCTATACGCGGCAAACCGGCGCGCCTCAGACGATCAGCGACACATTCAGCGCCGAAGCCGGATCCTCTCTCATCACTTTCGATGTGCAGGGCGTCTCGGCCGGTGAGGTTGTCCTCAACGGAGCACCGCTGCTCACACCCAGCGACTTCAACGGCCACAACGCGAAACTCGAACGTCAGGTCACCCTGGCCAAAAAGAACACGCTCACGGTGAACCTGGCTGGTACACCCGGAACGTCTCTGACCGTCACCACACAGGCTGCGAGACCCGCGCCGCTGACCGGACGCCTGGTTGACGCTTCCGGCCAGCCTCTGGCGGGTCTCGTGACGGTACAGTTTATTGAAGGTGGTCAGACGGCGACGGCCCAGGTGGACGCCAGCGGCGTGTTCAGTTTTGACACGCTGCCCAGCACAGGGAAATTCATCGTAAGTGGCGAGAGTGCCGACCTGTACGGCTCACTGTCTGGTGCGTTGAGCGCGAAAACTGGGCAGGCGCAGGTGCAATTGGTTCTGAACCCGCAGGGTAACTCCATTGTGCGTGGAACGGTGCGTTCCGAAAGTGGCGCACCTGTGCCAAACGCCCTGGTCACCCTCTCCTTCGCCGAGCGGCCCCTGACCAAGACGGTTGTGAGCGACGCGAACGGAACGTACGTCGTAGACCAACTCCCAAATTACGGCAGTCTCGCCGTCACTGCGTACGACCCCGTGACGAGCGTCAGCGCCACGAAGTTCAGCTACCTGGTGTACGCCGGCCAGACACAGGCCGTCGACCTGGTTGTCAAACCCATGCCAATCGTCCAACCGGGCTTTGCCAACGGGAACTTCAGCGAGGGAACGCTCAGCAACTGGAACACGGAAGGTGACGTTCAACTCGCACCCCGCAGCACGTACTTTCCCGCAGGTACTGCCCGCAACTTCACGGCGCAAAACGCTGAGCCCCAAGCTGCGGTGGTATCGAGCGCCGACTCATACCGCGTGCAGGGCACGCTCAGCAAAACCTTCAAGCCGACCAGCTGCGACACCGATCTCAAGGGGCAGGTTCGCTTCCTGTCCAATGAGTACCCCACCTGGTATGGCACCCAGTACAACGATTCGTACATGGTGACGCTCACGACGCCCTACGGCGTCCAGACGCTCGCCTCGGGCAATCTGAACAGCAGCGCTTGGCAGGGCGGACTGGGTGGGTACAGCGGGGCCACACCGGTAATTCCGATCAACATCGACCTGACACAGTTTCCTCAAGACGACGGACCGCTGCCCATGACCCTCAGTATGAGTGTGTCTGACGTAGGCGACTCGATCATTGACAGCGCAGTGGCCGTAACGGACTTCCGTCTAGAAACCGACCCGAACAAAGTGCAACTTCGCAACGTCGACCAGTTGAAGATGAAAGCGCCCGAAGTAGGGACGTGGGTGGTCGGGAACGACGAGATCCCCGCGGGCGTGCAGACGCCCTATACCACGAAGACTGAGCAGGGACTCATCGTCGTGGCGCGCGAGCGCGACGTTGTGGGTGGGAAAATCGCGTTCAACATGCCCGTGGAGGTGCAGGGCTTCGATCCGGAAAAGCATTGCAACGCCGAGGCGTACTTCCCCGAGCTGGAAAGCCAGCCCACGCGCATCACGGGCAGCACGCTGGAAATCCCCGTGAAGTATCCGGTGGGCGGGGACGTGGTTCTCGCGAGCGTCGCGGTGGAAAGCGCTGGAGGCGTCGCGGCCGCATCGACGGGGCTGCGCGCGCAGTCGGTGGAGACCCCGCAGTACGTGGCGCTCGTGTCCGCCACGGGGGCTGGCAAGCCCACCATCAAGAGCATTCCACGTCGCTACTGGGACGCATTCCGAAAGTGGTTCGACGAGGCGGACTGGGAAACCACGAAATTCTATCTGGGACTCGGATGGGATCTGATTCCCATCGTGGGGGATGGCACCGAGATCGTCAAACAAACTGTTAACTTCGCTACCGGGCGTGGAGCAGACCCAGTAGTAGCGACGTTGGCGGGCATCGGCCTGGGCCTGGACCTGATTCCCACTCCCGCCACCGAAGCGGGAGGTGCGGCGGTCAGCGCCACGCGCACCATCTATAAACTCAGCAAAACCGGCAAGGGTCTGCTTGCGGACGCGATTGAAGTGACGGTTCTCAAAGTCAAGAACGGGCAGATCACCGGTGAGCAGGCACTGGAGATCCTCAAGGGGTATCTCGGAACGTACTGGGACTTGCTGAAACTGGGCGTGAAGAACGTGGAGTGGGCGGAAACCGTGGGCATTGAGGTCGGTAAGCATATGACGGACGGCACCAATCCGGTCACGGCCGTGAAACTGATGGGCAATGGCGTCAAGAATCTTCAGAAATACGTCTCAGACGTGCCCCGCGCGCTGGGAGATATGGCGGCCACGGCACATCTACCCGGCGCCTTCGGCAACAACTCCCCATTTCGCCGGGTTCTGAACCCGAAGGCGGATGAGACGTTGGTTCGCGGGGCCATGGGCGAGATCCACCATGCTCAGAACCTGATTCAGGGCGGCGCGCGGAACGTGGAGTTTCCAGGTGAGATCAGTGCGGGCGGGTTCCTGGCAGATGTGGACGTCCGGTCAATCCTGCCCAACGGCCGGACAGCCTTCGACGACGCGAAACTGAACCTGACGGGCGTGTCCTCGTCGGCCAAGACGCAGGCGCAGCGGCTGTGCGAAGTGGCGAAGGCGAGTGGCGGCGCGCTCGCCCGCTGGGTGGTGGAGGGTGCTGTGGACATGGACGCCGTGTATACCATTGAGGGACGCGGCGTGATGGTCGTGAATGCAGCTGGGCAGCGCGTTGGCACACGTCCAGACCTGACGGAACGCCAGGTCACCTGCGGGAAGTGA
- a CDS encoding tyrosine-type recombinase/integrase, translating to MSPERRPDAPSLFDVLDAFEGYLRHEEALSPATVRQYLADVEQLANWMLTAFEHVTSWEEIGARELRVYMQRARPGPARARRLVSGWKKLWRYLEDVEGRRMTRGPAELKSPKLPSKLPQPLSPEELQRLLTAARDNPIEEKGLRDWAILTFLYGTGLRVSEALNLTLTDVQHQGGEPLPWAVRVTAKGNEERLIPLSAAAQRALYQWLRVRRVQARAGSDRVFVHLKTGRPVPVRTVQAMMHRVALRAGVPAARATPHKLRHTFATSLVNAGRPLEEVQEALGHKNSNVTRRYAKLNRARLQAAVDALPDVE from the coding sequence GTGTCCCCTGAACGCCGCCCCGACGCCCCCTCCTTATTCGACGTGCTCGACGCCTTCGAGGGGTACCTGCGGCACGAGGAGGCGCTGAGTCCCGCGACCGTCCGGCAGTACCTCGCGGACGTCGAACAGCTCGCCAACTGGATGCTCACCGCGTTCGAGCACGTCACCAGCTGGGAGGAGATCGGCGCGCGGGAACTGCGGGTGTACATGCAGCGCGCCCGCCCAGGCCCGGCCCGCGCGCGGCGCCTGGTGTCCGGCTGGAAGAAACTCTGGCGGTACCTCGAAGACGTCGAGGGGCGACGCATGACGCGCGGCCCGGCGGAACTGAAAAGCCCGAAACTCCCCTCGAAGCTCCCCCAACCCCTGAGCCCCGAGGAACTGCAGCGGCTGCTGACGGCCGCGCGGGACAACCCCATCGAGGAGAAGGGCCTGCGGGACTGGGCGATCCTGACCTTCCTGTACGGCACAGGCCTGCGGGTCAGCGAGGCGCTCAACCTGACGCTGACGGACGTGCAACACCAGGGGGGCGAACCGCTGCCGTGGGCGGTGCGGGTGACCGCCAAGGGGAACGAGGAACGCCTGATTCCACTGAGTGCGGCGGCGCAGCGGGCGTTGTACCAGTGGCTGCGGGTGCGGCGCGTGCAGGCCAGGGCGGGCAGCGACCGGGTGTTCGTGCACCTGAAGACGGGACGGCCCGTGCCGGTGCGGACGGTGCAGGCCATGATGCACCGTGTGGCGCTGCGGGCGGGCGTGCCGGCCGCGCGGGCGACGCCGCACAAGTTGCGGCACACGTTCGCGACGAGCCTGGTGAACGCGGGGCGGCCGCTGGAGGAAGTGCAGGAGGCGCTGGGGCACAAGAACAGCAACGTGACGCGCCGCTACGCGAAACTGAACCGCGCGCGGCTTCAGGCGGCCGTGGACGCCCTGCCCGACGTGGAGTGA
- a CDS encoding type II toxin-antitoxin system VapC family toxin yields the protein MTHCLDTNVLSALFGGEPSAPTIARTLGTLRHAGPLLIHGSVYAELLAAPGTTPAALGALLQRGGVQIDWTTDEPTWQQTGAAYRAYARRRAASGGGTPRRLLADFLIGAHSLTRGAALITLDDSHYRQAYPTLTLVNPSVP from the coding sequence GTGACGCACTGCCTCGACACGAACGTCCTCAGCGCCCTGTTCGGCGGTGAACCCAGCGCCCCCACCATCGCCCGCACCCTCGGCACCCTCCGGCACGCCGGGCCGCTCCTCATCCACGGCAGCGTCTACGCCGAACTGCTCGCCGCCCCCGGCACCACCCCCGCCGCGCTGGGCGCCCTCCTCCAGCGCGGCGGCGTGCAGATCGACTGGACGACCGACGAACCCACCTGGCAGCAGACTGGCGCCGCCTACCGCGCCTACGCCCGCCGCCGGGCTGCGTCCGGCGGCGGCACGCCACGCCGCCTCCTGGCGGACTTCCTGATCGGCGCGCACAGCCTCACGCGGGGCGCCGCCCTGATCACCCTCGACGACAGCCACTACCGCCAGGCGTACCCCACGCTGACCCTCGTGAACCCCAGTGTCCCCTGA
- the mazE gene encoding type II toxin-antitoxin system MazE family antitoxin produces MNVTAKLSSKGQVTLPREVRERLGLKRGDGLIFQIDGDTITLLAPHDDNPFTALIGTLPPVPGGARTYWREQRGGDSDTSPSETSPPTPGPTDP; encoded by the coding sequence ATGAACGTCACGGCGAAACTCAGCAGCAAAGGACAGGTCACCCTCCCCCGCGAGGTTCGCGAACGGCTCGGCCTGAAGCGCGGCGACGGCCTGATCTTCCAGATCGACGGCGACACCATCACCCTGCTCGCCCCGCACGACGACAACCCCTTCACCGCACTGATCGGCACCCTGCCCCCCGTTCCCGGCGGCGCCCGCACCTACTGGCGCGAGCAGCGCGGCGGCGACAGCGACACGAGCCCCAGCGAGACCAGCCCCCCCACGCCTGGCCCCACCGACCCGTGA
- a CDS encoding IS4 family transposase → MKTLRSRPPHDTLQTALRSAFPVDARRLVVFTALILAVIQARTVVLYSLKTHVALPGSLTTRYQRLCRFVQFPFPEALFPRFALSFLPPGPVDLILDRTNWKLGQQDVNILLLSAVWNGFSLPLMWTLLPHGGASRSCVREALVERFLKLCPDREIRCLLADREFIGQHWFRFLDQHGVAPCIRLPARATIGAHGMPVWAVFKNLQVGEVRVWHRQTRIYGVNLRVAATKNAAGDMLYLAYRGHALPNMRRYALRWQTENLHAALKTRGFNLEDTGLTRPERVSSLLTVVSVAFIWACVTGEVVARRTATKVKKHGHRAVSVFRLGLDHLQDLLLYPSGASWRTLSTLMPRFEG, encoded by the coding sequence ATGAAAACCCTTAGGAGCCGACCACCTCACGATACCTTGCAGACCGCCTTGCGGTCTGCTTTCCCTGTGGACGCTCGCCGCCTCGTCGTCTTCACGGCCCTGATCCTGGCGGTCATTCAGGCGCGCACCGTCGTCCTGTACAGCCTGAAGACGCATGTTGCCCTCCCTGGCTCGTTGACGACTCGGTATCAGCGGCTCTGCCGGTTCGTCCAGTTCCCGTTTCCTGAGGCACTGTTCCCCCGATTCGCCTTGTCCTTTCTCCCGCCCGGCCCAGTCGACCTCATTCTCGATCGCACCAACTGGAAACTTGGCCAACAGGACGTCAATATTCTCCTGCTCTCTGCCGTGTGGAACGGGTTCAGTTTGCCGCTGATGTGGACACTGCTCCCGCACGGTGGGGCCAGTCGTTCCTGTGTCCGGGAAGCGCTCGTGGAGCGCTTCCTGAAGCTCTGCCCAGATCGGGAGATCCGGTGCCTGCTCGCGGATCGTGAATTCATTGGGCAGCACTGGTTTCGATTCCTCGACCAGCACGGGGTTGCACCCTGCATTCGTCTCCCAGCTCGCGCCACGATCGGCGCGCACGGCATGCCGGTCTGGGCGGTCTTCAAGAACCTTCAGGTGGGTGAAGTCAGGGTCTGGCATCGCCAGACCCGCATCTACGGTGTGAATCTGCGGGTGGCGGCCACGAAAAACGCAGCCGGTGACATGCTGTACCTGGCGTATCGGGGGCACGCCCTGCCGAACATGCGCCGGTATGCCCTGCGCTGGCAAACAGAAAATCTGCACGCCGCGTTGAAAACCAGAGGGTTCAACCTGGAAGATACGGGTCTGACGCGCCCCGAGCGAGTGTCTTCGCTCCTGACGGTCGTCAGCGTCGCCTTCATCTGGGCGTGCGTGACGGGCGAGGTCGTGGCACGTCGAACAGCTACCAAAGTAAAGAAACACGGACACCGTGCGGTGTCCGTGTTTCGACTCGGGCTTGATCATCTCCAGGATCTTCTGCTGTATCCGTCCGGCGCATCCTGGCGCACCTTGAGCACACTCATGCCCCGTTTTGAAGGGTAG